CGTCCAGGCGGCGATGGCTGCCGCGCGCCAACCGATCCCGTACGGCGTACTGCACGCCCAGCTGCTCGCGGCCTTCGAGGAAGGTACGCCGGAACACGTCGACGCCCTGCTCGGCCAGCTGATCGAGCGCGAGATCCTCCTCACCGACTTCGATGCCCTCGGCCACGATCCGCTCCGCCCCGTCGTCGAGCTGCTCGGCGCTTACGCGCAAGCCGAGGTCGGCCAAGGTCTCCCTGTCTGGCGGCAACTGACGCACGCCATGCGTGCCGTCGCTCCCGCGGACAGGCCGCCGGTGCAGGTCGACCTCCGCGCCGACGCCGAGGTCGTCCTGCCGCAGGACGTGCTGGACGAGGCCGCCCGCGCCGGGGAAGTGCTGTGGCGACTGGCTCCGCACGGCGACGCGCTGCCGAACCTCAAGGCCTACCACCACGAGTTCCTCGAGCGGTACGGCGTCGACCACGTGGTCGGAGTCCGCGAGCTCCTGGATCCGCACCTGGGCCTGGGCGCGCCGTCGGAGTACCGGCAGCCACCGACCGAGCGCAACAAGATCCCGACGCCCGGAAACCCCTACCCTGCCTGGCGGGACGAGTTGCTCGGTGAGGTGCTGGACGGCGGTGAGCTGCGGCTGACGCCCGAGCTGGTCGATCAGCTGGCCGATGACGACGACGAGGTCCCGCCGGACTCGCTGGACCTGTGCCTGCAGCTGCTCGCGGAGTCGGCCGACGCCGTGACCCGCGGAGACTTCACACTGGTCGCCGCCGGAGGTGCGGGCGCCGTGAGCGCGGGCGCGATGGCGGGTCGCTTCGCCGAGCTGCTGGATGCCCAGGAGCAGCTGGCCGAGCTGCAGCAGACCGCTCCGGACGGCCCGCATCCGGTCCAGCTCGACTTCCTGCCCGCCGATCCGCGGTTCGGCAACGTTCTGCGCGTGCCGCGGCTGCTGCCGGATGTCCTTGCTGTCGGCACCTTCCCGGGACCGGGTGCGCTCGGCATCGACCAGCTGGTGGTCGGCAGTAACGGGGAACGCTTCCTCCTGTTTGCTCCCGGCATCGATCGTGAGCTGCAGGTGGTCCGCCCGCACATGGTCAACATGGCCACCGCCGCGCCGAACGCGGCCCGCTTCGTCGCTGGACTCGCTCTCGCCGGCCGCCGCCTGTGGACGCCCTGGCACTGGGGTCGTCTCGACGCGCTCGCCCAGCTGCCGCGCGTCCGCCACCGTCGTACCGTCCTGGCCCTCGCACGCTGGCGAGCGCCGCGGTCCCTGGCCGACGAAACCCTCTCCACCAAGCGCTGGTCCGACGAACTGTCCCGCTGGCAGGACCGTCACGAGGTGCCCGACCAGCTCCGGATCTCTATCGCCGACCACCACCTCGATCTCGACCTGCGCGACCCGCTGCATCGGCGGCTGCTCCGCGACCAGTTGCGACGTTCCCGCATCGTCACCGAGGCACCCACGACTCTCGGCAGCCTGGACGTCACGGCCCAGCACGCCAACGAGCTCGTCGTACCGCTGCTCAGCAACCGGCCGCGTCCCGCGATCCGTTCCACCCGCGCGTGGTCGCGGCCGGCCCGTCGGCACCAGCCCGGCGGTGAGTGGCTCTACGCCAAGGTCTACGCCCTGCCGGACACGCAGGACTCGCTGCTCGTCCGGCGCGTCAGCGGGCTGGTCCAGCAGTTGCCGGTCTCAGTGGATCGCTGGTTCTTCCTGCGCTACAAGGATCCTGAGGCCCATCTGCGGCTGCGCATCCACGGGCCGTCGGCGGACATTCTGCCGGTCCTGCACGACTGGACGACGGCCGCGGTGGAGGCGGGCGTGATCCGGTCCGTCGTCCTCGACGGCTACGCCCCCGAGATCGCCCGGTACGGCGGTGAGGACGCGATGCCGGTCGCGGAGCGGTTGTTCCAGGCCGACAGCGTCGCGGTGATCGACCAGCTCACCCTCCGCGCGGCCCGGCAGCTCGACCTGCCGATCGAGACGCTGGTCGCGGTCAACTGCGCGGACCTGCTCGCCTCGCTCGGCGACTGGGACTGGCGGCGCTGGGTCCTCGACGCCTTCGCGATCGACCTGTCGAACGACGTCCCGCCCGCGGTTCGCCGGGAGGCCTTGCCCTACTTGTCGGGCGAGGTCCTCCCGCCAGGGCTGCTTGGTCCACGCCGGGAGGCGGCCCGCGAGTACGGCGTACAGATCGGTATCGGCACCGACGAGGTACAGCATCAGGCGATCGGCGCCGTGCTGCACCTGCACGCGAACCGGCTGCTCGGGACGGACCGGACGGCCGAGCAGCGCGCGTACGGGCTGCTGCGAGCCGCCGTACGACGGCAGGTCGGCGCGCGGGAGCACCGCCGATGAGGACCCAGGCGGCGCAGATCGTCGCGGAACTGGCCGAGCGGCTGGCCGACCCCGAGAAGGTGATCGCGGCAACGACCGCCAACGGGACGCAGATCGACATCGGCAACGTCCCGTGCCCGCCGTGGGATCCGCCGACGCTGTCGCGCGGGCCGGGAGCGCCGGCGATGCTGTTCGCCGAGCTCGGCGGCGACGAGCACCGCGCGCACGCGCACCGCTATCTCCAGCTCGCGATGGCCGCCAGCGCGAGTCTGCCGCTGGACGGCCCTTTCGAGGGGCTCGGGTCGCTCGTGTCCGCGACCCGGGTCGCGGGCGCCCGCGGGGAGTACGGCGCCGTCCTCGAACGTCTCGACCTCCGGGTCGCCGAGCAGGCGCGTTACCTGATCGCCGTGCACGAGGCGGCGCGCCGCGACGGCCGGCCGACGA
The Kribbella italica DNA segment above includes these coding regions:
- a CDS encoding thiopeptide-type bacteriocin biosynthesis protein, which gives rise to MDPAELTTEQLRASVAELSSDPLLREAIEVSSGSLARSLDRVAELDRSKLERALLSATRYRLRMGGRPTPFGLLAGVGLVEIGDAAKVAIGDHSVKVVQPDAGWLHQVTRDLLRDPDLRVRCAVVVNNLCEVRADRVVLTYLRQLDESGRSLSIANGPVVQAAMAAARQPIPYGVLHAQLLAAFEEGTPEHVDALLGQLIEREILLTDFDALGHDPLRPVVELLGAYAQAEVGQGLPVWRQLTHAMRAVAPADRPPVQVDLRADAEVVLPQDVLDEAARAGEVLWRLAPHGDALPNLKAYHHEFLERYGVDHVVGVRELLDPHLGLGAPSEYRQPPTERNKIPTPGNPYPAWRDELLGEVLDGGELRLTPELVDQLADDDDEVPPDSLDLCLQLLAESADAVTRGDFTLVAAGGAGAVSAGAMAGRFAELLDAQEQLAELQQTAPDGPHPVQLDFLPADPRFGNVLRVPRLLPDVLAVGTFPGPGALGIDQLVVGSNGERFLLFAPGIDRELQVVRPHMVNMATAAPNAARFVAGLALAGRRLWTPWHWGRLDALAQLPRVRHRRTVLALARWRAPRSLADETLSTKRWSDELSRWQDRHEVPDQLRISIADHHLDLDLRDPLHRRLLRDQLRRSRIVTEAPTTLGSLDVTAQHANELVVPLLSNRPRPAIRSTRAWSRPARRHQPGGEWLYAKVYALPDTQDSLLVRRVSGLVQQLPVSVDRWFFLRYKDPEAHLRLRIHGPSADILPVLHDWTTAAVEAGVIRSVVLDGYAPEIARYGGEDAMPVAERLFQADSVAVIDQLTLRAARQLDLPIETLVAVNCADLLASLGDWDWRRWVLDAFAIDLSNDVPPAVRREALPYLSGEVLPPGLLGPRREAAREYGVQIGIGTDEVQHQAIGAVLHLHANRLLGTDRTAEQRAYGLLRAAVRRQVGAREHRR